Sequence from the Actinomycetota bacterium genome:
ATGCCCTGGCTCATCCATTCGGTATCATTTTCGTGCTGCTGATGGCGGTGTGTCCCTATCTTTCCTGGCTCAAAACGGACACCGCGACTTTCTGGAAGCACTTCAGGTGGCCTGCGATCAGCGCGGCGGTCCTCAGCGTTCCGTTGATGGCTATCTGGTACTTCAAGCTGCTTCCCATTTTGCAGCGCGTAGGATCCCCTTCTGTGCTTGAGCCTGAGTGGTTGGTAATTTTTTATTCGATAGTCGGTAACATAGCTGCCGCTTTGGCCATAACGTCGGCCATATACCTGTTCGTGGAAGCCAGCCGAAAGCGTATGCGCGCGAAAGGTGAGTCGGCGTTGGCCGCACTCGGCAATATATTCATGAAAGCGAGAATACAGTCGGGTGGATATATCACGCACCTTGGTATAGGAATTACGGTGATCGGCCTGATAGGCTCCTCCTTGTATGTGGACGAATCCCGTCCCACCCTTCCAAATGTGCCAGGCTCGCAGATCAATGTTGGCGGATATGATCTGATCTTCCAGGGAATTGACAACGCGGAGCTTCCAAACGGAGATACCGAGACGTGGGCCAATTTCGACATCTATTGGGAAGGGGAAAAGCTTGGAACCGCCAAGCCGGGCAAGACCTTCTTCTTCCGCCAACAACAGGAACAGCGTCACGCTGACGTGGTGGTCGAGTTCTTCCGCGATGTCTTCCTGGTGTTCGATGGCGTCCAAGATGACCGGGTCGTGTTGACCGTGAAGATCAATCCGTTGATCTCCTGGGTATGGTTTGGCTTCGGAGTGATGTGTTTGGGTGCCACATGGTCGATGTGGCCAAGACGCGAGCCGGAAGTCGCACAGCTAAAGGCCGTGCCAGCCCCTGCGCCTTCTCGGAAAAAGAAGTAGTTTCTATATGGATGGAGCTGTCAGCAACCATGCCGTCAGCGTCCGCGAACTATCTCGCACTTTTGGTGCACGAAAGGCGCTGGACGATGTCACTTTCGACCTGGAGGCAGGAGCCTTCCTGTCGATATTTGGTCCGAATGGCGCCGGCAAAACGACTTTAGTCAAGGTGCTGACAACTTTACTGGCACCTTCCAAAGGAGAGGCCAGTGTTTGCGGCCTTCATGTCGTGGAGAAAGCAGTGGAGCTGAGGGAGCGGATCGGTCTGATCAGCCACAACCCACTGCTCTATCCTGACCTTTCCGCCGAGGAGAATCTTAGCTTCTTTGCAGAGATGTATGGGGTCTCATCGCCGGCATCAAGAGTTCGTGAGCTACTTGATGCTGTTGAGCTCGGTCATCGTCGCCTCGATCTGGTCAGGACGTTTTCCAGGGGAATGTTGCAGCGGCTGTCGATTGCCCGGGCGCTGCTGCACAAGCCGGAGGTGCTCTTTCTCGACGAACCCTACTCCGGCCTTGATCCGCATGCCGTCGAGATTTTCGATTCCCTGATGGCTCAGATACGCAAGGATCATACGTTTATTATGATTAGCCACGACCTGACAAAAGGCCTGGAACTCTGTTCTCATGCGCTGATTATGTCCAGAGGCAAGATTGTCTTGTTTGCTCCCAAGTCAGAGATAGACGAGGAGAGCTTTGCGAGTACTTTTCGCGCTACAGTGGGAACCGGTGTCGCATGAGTGCGACACTTCACCCCCGGACATCCGGCAAGTCTCTATCCTGGCGGCAGTTCAAAGCGATTCTTCGCAAAGACATCGTTATGGAGCTAAGAACCAAAGAGATGGTTACCTCGATGGGCATTTACTCTCTGCTGACGATGGTGATCTATCAGGTGGCTCTATCCCAGGCGGGAACGGCGTTCGATCCGCGAAACATCGCT
This genomic interval carries:
- a CDS encoding ABC transporter ATP-binding protein, with the protein product MDGAVSNHAVSVRELSRTFGARKALDDVTFDLEAGAFLSIFGPNGAGKTTLVKVLTTLLAPSKGEASVCGLHVVEKAVELRERIGLISHNPLLYPDLSAEENLSFFAEMYGVSSPASRVRELLDAVELGHRRLDLVRTFSRGMLQRLSIARALLHKPEVLFLDEPYSGLDPHAVEIFDSLMAQIRKDHTFIMISHDLTKGLELCSHALIMSRGKIVLFAPKSEIDEESFASTFRATVGTGVA